One part of the Polycyclovorans algicola TG408 genome encodes these proteins:
- a CDS encoding DUF1302 family protein yields the protein MRSLRLMGLGAVAIIGASLLTSTAHAQGRVDRKFLGADFSFDGLIRYEAAISTGSAAPSNQFGDPANNRPIRRVVGNPFLGWTVPLVPGDEAFSLLSGLLPTGLGVLPPTEGVSNLGVGGLSDTFTRYAPKRENDLNYNLIRFESSQRLAWGGGFSFQSRIRALYHPHDTGVRDFDARDYAGINGGFNSENSEQYDGKPSHLGYRVEGDDSPLLFEFSGRNYQIDVPAFFLQWTNGQTTVRVGNQSVAWGQLLFFRIMDVANGLDLRRHLFLDRALEEYADERGTAPGLRVTHQLTERIVADAYVHQFIPTILNNANTPYNLVPSQFYLRDRYSEMGYDEKVNYGVRFKGEYGKYNWQAMYTRRYNPLGAIRWTKSDINKPLPSSNVLGLAFNRYCELALGSPLGQGCGPQLAETSFEASPLGLFSAEEWFHYASYIKLDALQGLNRVIDQFPAAQQIFAQTIGTDANAANNQLDGFFVAAEGLHGHIERMYFPEDVFGLGAGYVLDAEPGSIFDQMIFNLEVAYTADRQFTAIDLKQEFGTRDEVQVGLVVEKYHRFSTKFPATYMLFQYLWQKNFDLAGLSLDGYGSENFSDQGVQLDTRVPTSADPSITPGLPGGAHYIVLAALQPTDAYIFEYSIASLIDVQGGMLIQPGVQWKPQGNVTVNLYYNYINGDLWGGNSNKNLLGLIDFADEVGIRLGYQF from the coding sequence ATGCGAAGTCTGCGATTAATGGGTTTGGGCGCTGTCGCGATCATCGGCGCCAGCCTGTTGACCAGCACGGCCCATGCACAAGGGCGGGTCGACCGTAAGTTTTTAGGTGCCGACTTTTCATTTGACGGCTTGATTCGTTACGAAGCGGCCATCAGCACCGGGTCGGCGGCGCCTTCCAACCAGTTTGGTGACCCTGCCAACAACCGGCCAATCCGACGCGTGGTCGGCAATCCTTTTTTGGGCTGGACGGTGCCGCTGGTGCCGGGCGACGAAGCCTTCTCTCTTTTGAGCGGCTTGTTGCCCACCGGTCTTGGTGTGCTGCCACCCACCGAAGGGGTCAGCAACCTCGGCGTTGGCGGCCTCAGTGACACCTTTACCCGTTACGCGCCCAAGCGCGAAAACGATCTCAACTACAACCTGATTCGTTTTGAGAGCAGTCAGCGACTGGCCTGGGGGGGCGGCTTCTCGTTCCAGTCGCGCATCCGCGCGCTCTACCACCCGCATGACACCGGCGTCCGCGATTTTGATGCGCGTGACTACGCCGGCATCAACGGCGGATTCAACTCCGAAAACTCTGAACAGTACGACGGCAAGCCCAGCCATTTGGGTTACCGCGTCGAGGGCGATGACAGCCCGTTGTTGTTCGAGTTTTCGGGCCGCAACTACCAGATCGACGTGCCGGCCTTCTTTTTGCAGTGGACCAACGGCCAGACCACGGTCCGCGTCGGCAACCAAAGCGTTGCCTGGGGCCAGTTGCTGTTCTTCCGCATCATGGACGTGGCCAACGGGCTCGATCTGCGTCGCCACCTGTTTCTTGACCGTGCGCTTGAAGAGTATGCAGACGAACGCGGCACGGCACCCGGGTTGCGGGTCACCCACCAATTGACCGAACGCATCGTGGCCGACGCCTATGTGCACCAGTTCATCCCGACAATTCTCAATAACGCCAACACCCCCTACAACCTGGTGCCGTCGCAGTTCTACCTCCGCGACCGCTACAGCGAGATGGGTTACGACGAGAAGGTGAATTACGGGGTGCGCTTCAAGGGCGAATACGGCAAGTACAACTGGCAGGCCATGTACACCCGCCGCTACAACCCGCTGGGTGCAATTCGCTGGACGAAGTCCGACATCAACAAGCCGCTGCCCAGCAGCAACGTGTTGGGCCTTGCATTCAACCGCTATTGCGAGCTCGCACTGGGCTCTCCACTCGGTCAGGGCTGTGGTCCGCAATTGGCGGAGACTTCGTTTGAAGCCTCGCCGCTGGGGTTGTTTAGCGCAGAAGAATGGTTCCACTACGCTTCATACATCAAGCTCGATGCGTTGCAGGGCCTTAATCGCGTCATTGATCAGTTCCCGGCCGCGCAGCAGATTTTCGCTCAGACCATCGGCACTGACGCCAATGCCGCTAACAACCAGCTCGACGGCTTCTTCGTTGCCGCCGAAGGCCTGCACGGTCACATCGAGCGCATGTACTTCCCCGAAGACGTGTTTGGCCTCGGCGCAGGTTATGTGCTGGATGCTGAGCCGGGTTCGATCTTCGACCAGATGATTTTCAACCTCGAAGTGGCCTACACCGCCGACCGGCAGTTCACGGCCATTGACCTCAAGCAGGAATTTGGCACGCGCGACGAAGTGCAGGTGGGCCTGGTCGTCGAGAAATATCACCGCTTCTCGACCAAGTTCCCCGCCACATACATGCTGTTCCAGTACCTGTGGCAGAAGAACTTCGACTTGGCCGGCCTCTCGCTGGACGGCTACGGCAGCGAAAACTTCTCTGATCAGGGCGTGCAGCTTGACACCCGCGTGCCCACCAGTGCAGACCCCAGCATTACCCCGGGCCTGCCGGGCGGCGCGCACTACATCGTGCTGGCCGCACTGCAACCGACCGACGCCTATATTTTTGAGTACAGCATCGCGAGCCTGATCGACGTCCAGGGCGGCATGCTGATTCAGCCGGGCGTGCAGTGGAAGCCGCAGGGCAACGTCACCGTGAACCTGTATTACAACTACATCAACGGCGATCTGTGGGGCGGCAACAGCAACAAGAACCTGCTGGGTTTGATCGACTTTGCTGACGAAGTCGGCATTCGTCTCGGTTACCAGTTCTAA
- a CDS encoding DUF1329 domain-containing protein produces MHIRKYDSDYSRRAFMGKLGKSAAGAGVLASTWQTIAQDGDASKAYPDELNSIEAYTKGKIKNGDYIDASNVELVKDLLEPIRYEHIMKHGRRLKMAKTTTDVMKLSPWEYIEATLANAGKAQFDDRGNVVTADGEPWIGGNPFPDAKTGEELFAAQTLSWGRHDASFYAIKISDVAVDGQTRFRYQGGWAELSTVSRVTMDPKPYWPAHKDKLRFQTVFFTEPRQFSGTSFLNVWDYDQRTFPQLYGYVADFRRIRQFPSSQRFEPLLPGTTLYLSDAWAAGDPMHTWGNYKIVGRGPFLAGLSDAWNADDPNWEHKTHGGPKDQTFWDTTVELVPEAIIVEAEPTGFPRAPVSKKRVWFDARNQVVIGMVTYDRNDQPYRSFDGAYSLYEKGDKKFMDGEHPYWSWCHVTVSDIQTGRVTRLEQARSVDGHKSGANDPTMYDKYLTHSALMRLGAV; encoded by the coding sequence GTGCACATTCGCAAATACGACTCCGACTACAGCAGGCGTGCCTTTATGGGCAAGCTCGGCAAGTCGGCGGCGGGTGCTGGTGTGCTGGCCTCGACCTGGCAGACCATTGCGCAAGACGGCGATGCGTCCAAGGCCTATCCCGACGAGCTGAACTCGATTGAGGCTTACACCAAGGGCAAGATCAAGAACGGCGATTACATCGACGCCAGCAATGTCGAGCTGGTGAAGGATCTGCTCGAACCGATTCGCTACGAGCATATTATGAAGCATGGGCGTCGCCTGAAGATGGCGAAGACCACCACCGATGTCATGAAGCTGTCGCCGTGGGAGTACATCGAAGCCACCTTGGCCAACGCCGGCAAGGCGCAGTTTGATGATCGCGGCAATGTCGTCACCGCCGACGGCGAACCGTGGATTGGTGGAAACCCCTTTCCCGACGCCAAAACGGGGGAGGAGCTGTTTGCGGCCCAGACCCTGAGCTGGGGTCGGCACGATGCGTCGTTCTACGCCATCAAAATCAGCGATGTGGCGGTGGATGGCCAAACCCGTTTCCGGTATCAGGGTGGGTGGGCTGAGTTGTCGACGGTGTCCCGGGTGACGATGGATCCGAAACCCTACTGGCCGGCGCACAAAGACAAGCTGCGGTTCCAGACGGTCTTTTTTACCGAGCCACGTCAGTTCAGTGGTACGTCGTTTCTCAACGTATGGGATTACGACCAACGCACGTTTCCGCAGTTGTACGGCTATGTCGCCGACTTTCGCCGCATACGCCAGTTTCCCTCATCACAGCGGTTTGAGCCATTGCTGCCGGGGACGACCTTGTACTTGTCGGACGCGTGGGCCGCAGGTGACCCGATGCACACCTGGGGGAATTACAAGATTGTAGGTCGCGGCCCATTTTTGGCCGGACTGTCGGACGCCTGGAACGCCGACGATCCCAACTGGGAGCACAAGACCCACGGGGGACCCAAGGATCAGACGTTCTGGGACACCACGGTCGAGCTGGTCCCCGAGGCCATCATCGTCGAGGCGGAGCCCACCGGCTTCCCGCGCGCACCGGTGTCCAAAAAGCGGGTCTGGTTCGATGCACGCAACCAGGTGGTCATCGGCATGGTGACCTATGACCGAAACGATCAGCCTTACCGCTCATTCGATGGCGCCTACAGCCTTTACGAAAAGGGCGACAAGAAATTCATGGATGGTGAACACCCTTACTGGAGCTGGTGCCATGTCACGGTTTCAGACATTCAAACCGGGCGTGTGACCCGCCTGGAGCAGGCGCGCAGTGTCGACGGCCACAAAAGCGGCGCCAACGACCCGACGATGTATGACAAATACCTAACGCACTCGGCTTTGATGCGCTTGGGCGCTGTTTAA
- a CDS encoding efflux RND transporter permease subunit has protein sequence MKKLPAPFRLAKWIMDRRLAVGIAFLLVTAGFAAGLPGVEIRTIFKDLLPKDDPFVQVYYDHPNFGNPLTVFVMVKRVDGDIYNTDTLQLVWDLTRNIDLTPAVDHDQMISISTEKLRYVEATPEGVDVRPLMGDEVPTTDQAIEEFKRRVEQSPNARNFYVSQDGTATLIQATFQDYVDYGVAFNFIRDLVSEADDENHDIFVAGQPTLTGWVYELRNQTYTIFAITLSMLVVALALYMRNLAGTITPVICSAVAAIWGFGLVGWLKSPIEPLLMIVPLLLIARSFSHCVQFSERFYEIYAHLKDKRKAAEVTMGVMMMPSILGVITDGLGIVFIAVAPISAMERFALFCGFWAFCIIPTGVFLISILLSYLPDPKNIDSLVASSSGDGGGGFHAAQKRVLKKVSRLSYGNPAKITTVVVAIFSAIAIFLSFQIKIGNPVEGSNLLWEDSEFNTAVRAVNNHFPGMNTLELIIESKDPADGTNRVALSHEAMLIRAKLQAIVEADEVLPPRATLSFTDYMMEGNRLFSGGNPKWMPIDPTSRAAYSAGQAVLFGSTPLNFSNVMDFEAQHSTVSMWYADNKQDTVDAALASAQRAVDLVETDHEKFTVRMGTGFIALQQAMNLVVSRYHWIILGLLNLAIFVVATYAYRSWVGALIVLIPVNLSNFVLTATMHVMGIGLDINSVMVAVLGVGVGIDYGIYLLSRICEEFNVQGKDWGKAISVSLMTTGKAIMFTATIMIIGILPWYFLSDLKFMADMGLLLVAIMLINMVLALVVLPLLVWLIKPKFASREDLMVGESVDLSLFMDKVDEKGNVIPATH, from the coding sequence ATGAAAAAGTTGCCCGCCCCCTTCCGTCTTGCCAAATGGATCATGGATCGCCGACTGGCTGTCGGCATCGCATTTCTGTTGGTAACCGCAGGTTTCGCTGCCGGTCTGCCTGGCGTTGAAATTCGAACCATCTTCAAAGACCTTTTGCCGAAGGACGATCCCTTCGTGCAGGTTTATTACGACCATCCGAATTTTGGCAATCCACTCACGGTGTTCGTGATGGTGAAGCGGGTTGACGGTGACATTTACAACACCGATACCTTGCAACTGGTGTGGGACCTGACCCGCAACATCGACTTGACGCCGGCCGTCGACCACGACCAGATGATCTCGATATCAACCGAGAAGCTGCGCTACGTCGAAGCCACGCCGGAGGGCGTCGACGTCCGTCCGCTGATGGGTGACGAGGTGCCGACCACTGACCAGGCGATTGAGGAATTTAAGCGCCGGGTCGAGCAGTCGCCCAACGCGCGCAATTTCTACGTGTCGCAGGACGGTACCGCCACGCTGATTCAGGCGACGTTTCAGGACTACGTGGATTACGGCGTAGCGTTCAACTTCATTCGCGACCTGGTCAGCGAGGCCGACGATGAAAACCATGACATCTTCGTCGCCGGTCAACCGACGCTGACGGGTTGGGTCTATGAGTTGCGCAATCAGACCTACACCATTTTTGCCATCACGCTGTCGATGCTCGTGGTTGCCCTGGCGCTGTACATGCGTAACCTGGCGGGCACCATTACGCCGGTCATTTGCAGCGCAGTGGCCGCGATCTGGGGCTTTGGTCTCGTGGGCTGGTTGAAGTCACCCATCGAACCCTTGCTGATGATCGTGCCGCTGCTATTGATCGCGCGATCTTTCTCGCACTGTGTGCAATTCAGCGAACGCTTTTATGAGATTTACGCCCACCTCAAAGACAAACGAAAAGCGGCTGAGGTGACGATGGGCGTGATGATGATGCCTTCGATTCTCGGGGTCATCACCGATGGTCTGGGCATTGTGTTCATCGCCGTGGCGCCGATTTCGGCGATGGAACGTTTCGCACTGTTCTGCGGTTTTTGGGCGTTCTGCATCATCCCGACCGGGGTGTTCCTGATTTCGATTCTGCTGTCGTACCTGCCCGATCCGAAGAACATTGACTCGCTGGTGGCCAGCAGTTCGGGTGACGGCGGCGGCGGATTCCACGCTGCGCAGAAGCGCGTGCTCAAGAAAGTATCGCGACTGTCGTACGGCAACCCCGCCAAGATCACCACGGTGGTGGTGGCCATCTTCTCAGCCATTGCCATCTTCCTGTCGTTTCAGATCAAGATTGGCAACCCGGTCGAGGGCAGTAACCTTCTCTGGGAAGACTCCGAGTTCAACACGGCGGTTCGTGCGGTCAACAACCACTTTCCGGGGATGAACACCCTGGAGTTGATCATTGAATCAAAAGACCCCGCCGACGGTACCAACCGCGTGGCGCTGTCTCACGAGGCCATGTTGATTCGCGCCAAGCTTCAGGCCATCGTCGAGGCCGACGAAGTCCTGCCGCCCCGCGCAACCTTGTCGTTCACCGATTACATGATGGAGGGTAACCGCCTGTTCTCAGGGGGCAACCCGAAGTGGATGCCCATTGACCCGACGTCGCGGGCCGCTTACAGCGCGGGCCAGGCGGTATTGTTCGGATCGACGCCGCTCAATTTCAGCAACGTCATGGACTTCGAAGCCCAGCACTCCACGGTGTCGATGTGGTACGCCGACAACAAGCAGGACACGGTGGATGCCGCGCTTGCCAGCGCGCAGCGCGCGGTGGATCTGGTCGAAACCGATCATGAGAAATTCACGGTTCGTATGGGCACCGGCTTCATCGCGCTGCAGCAAGCGATGAACCTCGTGGTGTCACGCTATCACTGGATCATTCTGGGCTTGCTGAACCTGGCGATCTTTGTGGTTGCAACCTACGCGTATCGCTCATGGGTGGGTGCGTTGATCGTGCTGATTCCCGTGAACCTGTCCAATTTCGTGTTGACCGCGACGATGCACGTGATGGGCATCGGCCTCGACATCAACTCGGTCATGGTGGCGGTGTTGGGGGTGGGCGTCGGTATCGACTACGGGATTTACCTGCTGTCGCGCATCTGTGAAGAGTTCAACGTGCAGGGCAAGGACTGGGGCAAGGCGATTTCGGTGTCGCTGATGACGACGGGCAAGGCGATCATGTTCACTGCCACCATCATGATCATCGGCATCTTGCCCTGGTACTTCCTGTCAGACCTGAAGTTCATGGCCGACATGGGGCTGCTGTTGGTGGCCATCATGTTGATCAACATGGTGCTGGCACTGGTGGTGCTGCCGCTGCTGGTGTGGTTGATCAAGCCGAAGTTCGCCAGCCGCGAAGACTTGATGGTCGGTGAAAGTGTTGACCTGTCGCTGTTCATGGACAAGGTTGATGAAAAGGGGAACGTCATCCCCGCAACTCACTGA
- a CDS encoding anti-sigma factor, with translation MNYDNPELMQYLAAEYALGTLRGPARRRFEQLLATHPALGEQVAFWETRLSDFGAKVTPIPPPVAAKSLLMAAAMPELGGGVRTQQRQVDRVGGHAVWRRRLLPGAAAAASLVAAFLLGKQTVGERPPIETDPSTPFLSVLGEPTRSVFETAHERYVAQIRLPASRVEWLVSVSSDQKRFSIVAAEDCLTHGLHRLQLWWISETQDAVALATLPAIRGETVTLDIPTALQGRVDGTFAVSMEPGGTPSPFDSPRGPVLSRTAQLNMI, from the coding sequence ATGAATTACGACAACCCCGAGCTGATGCAGTATCTCGCCGCCGAGTACGCGCTCGGCACCTTGCGCGGACCCGCGCGGCGACGTTTCGAGCAGCTGTTGGCCACCCATCCGGCCTTGGGCGAGCAGGTAGCGTTCTGGGAAACGCGGCTGAGCGATTTTGGCGCCAAGGTGACCCCAATACCGCCACCGGTCGCGGCCAAGTCCCTATTGATGGCGGCAGCAATGCCTGAACTGGGCGGCGGCGTTCGCACGCAGCAGCGGCAGGTTGATCGGGTTGGCGGCCACGCGGTCTGGCGGCGGCGACTGCTGCCGGGCGCCGCGGCCGCAGCGTCGCTGGTGGCGGCGTTTCTGCTCGGCAAGCAGACTGTCGGTGAGCGCCCGCCCATCGAGACCGACCCATCCACCCCATTCTTATCAGTGCTCGGCGAGCCGACCCGATCCGTGTTCGAAACGGCCCACGAGCGCTATGTGGCCCAAATCCGATTGCCGGCCTCGCGTGTTGAATGGCTGGTGAGCGTTTCCAGCGACCAGAAACGTTTTAGTATCGTCGCCGCTGAAGACTGCCTGACCCATGGTCTGCACCGTTTGCAACTGTGGTGGATTTCGGAGACTCAGGACGCCGTTGCGCTCGCGACTTTGCCGGCCATTCGGGGTGAAACGGTGACCCTCGACATCCCGACGGCCTTGCAGGGTCGCGTTGACGGCACCTTCGCCGTCAGCATGGAGCCCGGTGGCACGCCGTCGCCATTCGATAGCCCGCGTGGTCCTGTCCTTAGCCGTACTGCGCAACTCAATATGATCTGA
- a CDS encoding sigma-70 family RNA polymerase sigma factor, with the protein MTTGRLDAQALRELIAQVGRGNAAALEALYDQTSPILYGLLIRILKHPDRAQDALQECYLRVWRRAETYAAEKGDPLGWLIGIARYRALDLIQSTRKLDGPTQSISEAEYELPGDERTPEDAAVEQEGLLRLDRCLQGLQSQQRRSVLMAYYEGYSHSELALAMNAPLGTVKAWVRRGLARLRECLERP; encoded by the coding sequence ATGACAACGGGCCGTCTTGATGCGCAGGCGCTTCGCGAGCTGATCGCGCAGGTCGGGCGCGGCAATGCGGCTGCGCTCGAGGCGCTTTACGACCAGACCAGCCCGATTCTTTACGGGCTGCTCATTCGCATCCTCAAACACCCTGATCGCGCCCAAGACGCCCTGCAGGAATGCTACCTGCGGGTCTGGCGCCGCGCTGAAACTTACGCAGCCGAAAAGGGCGATCCGCTGGGCTGGTTGATCGGCATCGCCCGCTACCGGGCGCTGGACCTGATCCAGTCGACGCGCAAGCTTGATGGGCCAACACAGTCGATCAGCGAAGCCGAGTACGAACTGCCGGGTGACGAGCGAACCCCGGAGGACGCGGCTGTGGAGCAGGAGGGCCTGCTGCGGCTGGACCGTTGTCTGCAAGGCTTGCAGTCACAACAGCGACGGAGTGTACTGATGGCCTATTACGAGGGTTACTCTCACTCGGAACTGGCCTTGGCGATGAATGCGCCCTTGGGCACCGTCAAAGCCTGGGTTCGCCGGGGATTGGCGCGATTGAGAGAGTGCCTGGAGCGTCCCTGA
- a CDS encoding 2Fe-2S iron-sulfur cluster-binding protein encodes MGIFKSLFGPKEAKMVQVAPFGARYEVPSGQTILEAALANHVPFPHNCTVGTCGSCKCKLKSGRVSALTDFGYTLSQQEIAAGFILACQAVPKDALTEVEVEGAATDAPPAEQFVATLADTESLTHDILKVTLKLDRPIQFMAGQYANLKYPNIRRARNYSFADAPVRDGRQTVHFFIRKVPNGAFTEDLFSGRLDGVPIDVDGPHGNFHLHPGDGPMVCIAGGSGLAPLLSVLEKARKDRVQRPCAFLFGARTEADLYALEQIDEIAMGWAAPFVFLPVLSHEPTGSAWKGARGWVTEFITDALPDTDWAKAEGYMCGPPGMIDAGIASMTEIGIKLESIYYDKFTDESHIAKMP; translated from the coding sequence ATGGGCATTTTCAAATCGCTGTTTGGTCCCAAAGAAGCGAAAATGGTGCAGGTTGCGCCCTTCGGCGCCCGCTACGAAGTCCCCAGCGGTCAGACGATACTTGAGGCCGCGCTGGCCAACCATGTGCCCTTCCCGCACAACTGCACGGTGGGCACCTGCGGGTCGTGCAAGTGCAAGCTGAAAAGCGGCCGGGTGAGCGCCCTCACCGACTTCGGCTACACCCTGTCACAACAGGAAATCGCCGCCGGGTTCATCCTCGCCTGCCAGGCGGTGCCCAAGGATGCGTTGACCGAGGTTGAGGTCGAAGGTGCGGCCACCGACGCACCGCCAGCCGAGCAGTTCGTCGCCACCTTGGCCGACACCGAGTCGCTGACCCACGACATTCTCAAAGTCACGCTCAAGCTTGACCGCCCCATCCAGTTCATGGCCGGGCAATACGCCAACCTCAAGTACCCCAACATTCGCCGCGCGAGAAATTACTCCTTCGCCGACGCACCGGTTCGTGACGGGCGCCAGACCGTGCATTTCTTCATTCGCAAGGTCCCCAACGGCGCGTTCACCGAAGACCTGTTCTCCGGTCGACTCGACGGCGTGCCGATTGACGTCGACGGCCCGCACGGCAACTTTCACTTGCATCCGGGTGACGGCCCTATGGTGTGTATCGCCGGGGGCTCGGGTCTGGCGCCGCTGCTGAGCGTGCTCGAGAAGGCCCGCAAGGACCGGGTACAAAGACCCTGCGCATTCCTGTTTGGCGCACGCACCGAGGCCGACCTTTATGCGCTGGAGCAGATCGACGAGATCGCCATGGGCTGGGCCGCGCCCTTCGTCTTCCTGCCGGTGTTGTCACATGAACCCACCGGTAGCGCATGGAAGGGCGCCCGGGGCTGGGTCACCGAATTCATCACCGACGCGCTGCCGGACACCGACTGGGCCAAGGCCGAAGGCTACATGTGCGGCCCGCCCGGCATGATCGACGCCGGCATCGCCTCCATGACCGAGATCGGCATCAAGCTCGAGTCAATTTATTACGACAAATTCACCGACGAAAGTCACATCGCCAAGATGCCTTGA
- a CDS encoding NAD(P)-dependent alcohol dehydrogenase, with translation MTAAAPLVSRAALVRKVGGPFTLEDVDVAAPRQDEVRVKMVATGMCHTDLVARDGFPVPLPIVLGHEGAGIVESVGPGVTHLKAGDHVVLSFDSCAACPSCGDDQPAYCFNFLAHNFSGVRPADGTTALSQKGQTVHGNFFGQSSFGTYAVAHARNTIKVDNSVELALLGPLGCGIQTGAGAVVNSLKLKKGQSLAIFGGGAVGLSALLGARAVDAGMVIVVEPNAARGKLALELGATHVINPKETEDVLAKIKELGGGGVTHAVDTTGIPAVIGVAVETMLPNGMLGLIAVPPPDALLPANMMSMLMRGVGVKYITEGDADPQTFIPQMISWFKAGKFPFDKLIKKFPFDQINEAAHASEDGSAIKPVLIF, from the coding sequence ATGACTGCTGCTGCTCCCCTCGTTTCCCGCGCTGCCCTGGTCCGCAAAGTTGGCGGCCCGTTCACCCTTGAAGACGTTGATGTCGCCGCCCCCCGGCAGGACGAAGTGCGCGTCAAGATGGTGGCCACTGGCATGTGCCACACCGATCTGGTGGCGCGCGATGGCTTCCCGGTCCCCTTGCCCATCGTGCTCGGTCACGAAGGCGCCGGCATCGTGGAATCGGTTGGCCCGGGCGTTACCCACCTGAAGGCGGGCGACCATGTCGTGCTCAGCTTTGACTCCTGCGCCGCTTGCCCGAGTTGCGGCGATGATCAGCCGGCGTACTGCTTCAATTTTCTGGCTCACAATTTTTCGGGCGTGCGGCCGGCCGATGGCACCACCGCGTTGAGCCAGAAGGGTCAGACGGTGCATGGCAACTTCTTCGGCCAGTCGTCATTCGGCACTTACGCCGTGGCCCACGCCCGCAACACCATCAAGGTGGACAACAGCGTCGAGTTGGCTTTGCTTGGGCCGCTGGGTTGCGGCATCCAGACCGGTGCCGGGGCGGTGGTCAACTCGTTGAAGCTCAAGAAAGGCCAGTCGTTGGCGATCTTTGGCGGCGGCGCGGTGGGCCTGTCCGCCCTGCTCGGCGCGCGCGCGGTCGATGCCGGCATGGTGATCGTCGTCGAGCCCAATGCCGCGCGCGGCAAGCTGGCGCTGGAGCTGGGCGCGACGCATGTCATCAATCCCAAGGAGACCGAGGACGTGCTGGCCAAGATCAAGGAGCTGGGCGGCGGCGGCGTCACCCACGCGGTCGACACCACCGGCATTCCGGCGGTCATCGGCGTGGCGGTTGAAACCATGCTGCCCAACGGCATGCTGGGCTTGATTGCCGTACCTCCGCCGGACGCACTGCTGCCCGCCAACATGATGAGCATGTTGATGCGCGGCGTCGGCGTGAAGTACATCACCGAAGGCGACGCCGACCCGCAGACCTTCATCCCGCAGATGATCAGCTGGTTCAAGGCCGGCAAGTTCCCATTCGACAAACTGATCAAGAAATTTCCGTTTGATCAGATCAACGAGGCGGCGCATGCCTCGGAAGATGGCTCGGCCATCAAGCCTGTACTGATTTTCTGA
- a CDS encoding alkane 1-monooxygenase, which yields MDYLKYWTPVAVLAASFAGLIAGGNWVWVGIASFPVLALLDTLVGRDYSMRKMTNQTVANIPIWICAIGPLLQFFVLAWAVTAHDLTGWQMLGAVLGVAWMGVVPLVPASHELYHMRGALPRFVGHYVQLCYLDCTRDIGHVINHHIDVATVDDGDTAPRGTDLYSFTGKELIASTLFAQKMEARALVKRGLSGWNIRHRGYRALLALAVFHTAMFLIGGWVAVGLALAAQLIARAWVESFNYFQHYGLIRVKGSPIGRRHVWNHLGWFSRTVAFEITNHADHHLNSYQVYYKLAPHKEGIPMPSVFLCFLTALIPPLWHEVIIKPALKRWDLEFATAEERKLAAEQNRKAGWPDWQNEPGAAPGMAATVGA from the coding sequence ATGGACTACTTAAAATATTGGACACCCGTCGCAGTGCTTGCGGCCAGCTTTGCCGGCCTGATTGCCGGTGGTAATTGGGTCTGGGTGGGCATCGCGTCCTTCCCCGTGCTGGCCTTGCTCGACACCCTGGTCGGCCGCGACTACAGCATGCGCAAAATGACCAACCAGACGGTTGCCAACATCCCCATCTGGATTTGCGCCATCGGCCCGCTGCTTCAGTTCTTCGTGCTGGCGTGGGCGGTGACGGCGCACGACCTGACCGGCTGGCAAATGTTGGGCGCCGTGTTGGGTGTGGCATGGATGGGCGTGGTGCCGCTGGTGCCAGCCTCACACGAGCTCTATCACATGCGTGGCGCGCTGCCGCGGTTCGTTGGTCATTACGTGCAGTTGTGCTACCTCGATTGCACGCGTGACATCGGCCATGTGATCAACCATCACATCGACGTCGCCACCGTAGACGATGGCGATACCGCGCCGCGCGGCACCGACCTGTACAGCTTCACTGGCAAGGAATTGATTGCCAGCACGCTCTTCGCGCAAAAGATGGAAGCGCGCGCGCTGGTCAAGCGCGGCTTGAGCGGCTGGAACATTCGCCATCGCGGCTACCGTGCATTGTTGGCACTGGCAGTGTTTCACACGGCGATGTTCCTGATCGGCGGCTGGGTTGCCGTGGGTCTGGCGCTGGCGGCACAGCTGATCGCACGTGCCTGGGTCGAGAGCTTCAACTACTTCCAGCACTACGGCCTGATCCGCGTCAAGGGTTCGCCCATTGGCCGTCGCCATGTTTGGAATCACCTGGGCTGGTTTTCGCGCACGGTGGCCTTTGAGATCACCAACCACGCCGACCATCACCTGAACTCATATCAGGTCTACTACAAGTTGGCCCCGCACAAGGAAGGCATTCCGATGCCCAGCGTGTTCTTGTGCTTCTTGACGGCGCTGATTCCGCCGTTGTGGCATGAGGTGATCATCAAGCCGGCGCTCAAGCGCTGGGACTTGGAGTTCGCCACCGCTGAAGAGCGCAAGCTTGCCGCCGAGCAGAACCGCAAAGCCGGCTGGCCCGACTGGCAGAACGAGCCGGGGGCAGCGCCCGGCATGGCCGCAACCGTCGGGGCCTAA